A portion of the Chromobacterium sp. IIBBL 290-4 genome contains these proteins:
- a CDS encoding aminoacyl-histidine dipeptidase, with the protein MTNIAELEPKAVWEHFQTLCDIPRPSKHEEQVRDYMKGWAELRGLETVVDKVGNLIIRKPATPGYEDCAGVVLQGHLDMVCQANSGTEHDFFKDPIRPVLKDGWLIAENTTLGADNGIGVALGMAVLSGDDVAHGPVEVLLTLDEEAGMGGALGLETGLLQGQYLINIDTEEWGEFYMGCAGGVDVNVTREYAADALPAGFQTASLTIKGLKGGHSGADIHLGRGNANKILLRLIRELEAETELRLASFKGGTARNALSREAFAVVAYPAADAAKVAAKLDAFQALLRFELAGVDEGVTVLSEAASADGVVGKADQTAILSALHAAPHGVKRMSQRVAGVVETSNNLGVVSIEGGKVFANLMVRSLLDSGTWMLAREIESLFKLAAYKVEMEGGYPGWAPNPQSKLLALFKDVFKQEFGGEAEVQVIHAGLECGILGSKYPNLDMVSFGPNIRGAHAPGERVEVESVGKAWQLLQAVLKAIPKR; encoded by the coding sequence GTGACCAATATCGCCGAACTCGAACCGAAAGCCGTCTGGGAACATTTCCAAACCCTGTGCGACATCCCCCGCCCGTCCAAGCACGAAGAGCAAGTGCGCGACTACATGAAAGGCTGGGCGGAACTGCGCGGCCTGGAAACCGTGGTCGACAAGGTCGGCAACCTGATCATCCGCAAGCCGGCCACGCCGGGTTATGAAGACTGCGCCGGCGTGGTGCTGCAAGGCCACCTGGACATGGTATGCCAGGCCAACAGCGGCACCGAGCACGACTTCTTCAAAGACCCGATCCGCCCGGTGTTGAAAGATGGCTGGCTGATCGCCGAAAACACCACGCTGGGCGCCGACAACGGCATCGGCGTGGCCTTGGGCATGGCGGTGCTGTCGGGCGACGATGTGGCCCATGGCCCGGTGGAAGTGCTGCTGACGCTGGATGAAGAGGCCGGCATGGGCGGCGCGCTGGGGCTGGAAACCGGCCTGCTGCAAGGCCAGTATCTGATCAATATCGATACCGAAGAGTGGGGCGAGTTCTACATGGGCTGCGCCGGTGGCGTGGATGTGAACGTTACCCGCGAATACGCCGCAGACGCGCTGCCGGCCGGTTTCCAGACCGCCAGCCTGACCATCAAGGGCCTGAAGGGCGGCCACTCCGGCGCCGACATCCACCTGGGCCGCGGCAACGCCAACAAGATTCTGCTGCGCCTGATCCGCGAGCTGGAAGCCGAAACCGAACTGCGCCTGGCCTCGTTCAAGGGCGGCACCGCGCGCAACGCGCTGTCGCGCGAAGCCTTCGCCGTAGTGGCTTACCCGGCCGCCGACGCCGCCAAAGTCGCCGCCAAGCTGGACGCCTTCCAGGCGCTGCTGCGCTTTGAACTGGCCGGCGTGGACGAGGGCGTGACCGTGCTGTCTGAAGCTGCCTCTGCTGACGGCGTAGTGGGCAAGGCCGATCAAACCGCCATCCTGTCCGCCCTGCATGCCGCTCCGCACGGCGTGAAGCGCATGAGCCAGCGCGTGGCCGGCGTGGTGGAAACCTCCAACAATCTGGGCGTGGTCTCCATCGAGGGCGGCAAGGTATTCGCCAACCTGATGGTGCGCTCCTTGCTGGATTCCGGCACCTGGATGCTGGCGCGCGAAATCGAAAGCCTGTTCAAGCTGGCCGCCTACAAGGTGGAAATGGAAGGCGGCTATCCGGGTTGGGCGCCGAATCCGCAGTCCAAGCTGCTGGCGCTGTTCAAGGATGTGTTCAAGCAGGAGTTCGGCGGCGAGGCCGAGGTGCAGGTGATCCACGCCGGCCTGGAATGCGGCATCCTGGGCTCCAAGTATCCGAATCTGGACATGGTGTCCTTCGGCCCGAACATCCGCGGCGCACACGCGCCGGGCGAGCGCGTGGAAGTGGAATCGGTAGGCAAGGCTTGGCAATTGCTGCAGGCTGTGTTGAAGGCCATCCCCAAGCGTTGA
- a CDS encoding PhzF family phenazine biosynthesis protein has protein sequence MDMKAYRCFGRETDSGNLALVFSGDGVEALGQAERLALAQQHHAPASVFVAPSPDGVFTLDYYYPHARSVLCLHASLAAAAFLRGQFGAIPMALRTASGQDLSLSQDGEAILFRLQRQAMAASAPSVDEVAAWLGCEASGILSMPVVASVGSPKLLVALKDQTVLAQLRPNLQGIVEWGKRAGVNGCYAYAALAEGVYTGRNFNHLDPGLEDAATGVAAGALCAQLERDLTLRQGDGQGNPCELRAKFGGGWVEVGGMARAAAMEAAP, from the coding sequence ATGGATATGAAAGCTTACCGCTGTTTCGGTCGAGAAACCGATAGCGGCAATCTGGCGCTGGTTTTCAGCGGCGATGGCGTGGAAGCGCTAGGCCAAGCTGAACGGCTGGCCTTGGCCCAGCAACATCATGCGCCGGCCTCAGTATTTGTCGCGCCGTCGCCGGATGGCGTGTTTACGCTGGATTATTACTATCCCCACGCGCGCAGCGTGTTATGCCTGCATGCCTCTTTGGCGGCGGCTGCGTTTCTGAGAGGCCAGTTTGGAGCCATTCCGATGGCGCTGCGCACGGCCAGCGGCCAAGATTTGTCCTTGAGCCAAGACGGCGAGGCGATTCTGTTTCGCTTGCAGCGGCAGGCGATGGCGGCAAGCGCGCCAAGCGTGGACGAAGTTGCGGCCTGGCTGGGATGCGAAGCGTCCGGCATCCTATCCATGCCAGTCGTCGCTTCCGTCGGCAGCCCCAAGCTGCTGGTGGCCTTGAAAGATCAAACCGTCCTGGCGCAGTTGAGGCCGAACTTGCAAGGCATCGTCGAATGGGGCAAGCGCGCCGGCGTGAACGGGTGTTACGCGTATGCGGCGCTGGCCGAGGGCGTATACACCGGCCGTAACTTCAACCATCTGGACCCGGGGCTGGAAGACGCGGCCACTGGCGTCGCGGCCGGCGCGCTGTGCGCCCAGCTTGAGCGCGATTTGACGCTGCGCCAGGGCGATGGGCAGGGCAACCCTTGCGAGTTGCGAGCCAAGTTCGGCGGCGGCTGGGTGGAGGTGGGCGGCATGGCGCGCGCGGCGGCGATGGAGGCCGCGCCATGA
- a CDS encoding HAD-IA family hydrolase, translated as MIQAVFFDYDGVLTTDKYGSDTTNRYLSQASGLPFERIDQAMDRYNDELLLGKLTHQDIWADLCRDLEYPLDIGWLDAAFRSTPRNDAMFDLARQLKGRYRLGIITDNKLDRMICLAKHQDLDALFDPIVVSARLGFGKQDSEIFQHALAQASLPAEACLFIDNSQRNLEVAANLGMATLHHDDGKNDVGRLRSEIGALLDFR; from the coding sequence ATGATACAGGCCGTGTTTTTTGACTACGATGGCGTGCTGACGACCGATAAGTACGGCTCCGACACCACCAATCGCTATCTCAGCCAGGCAAGCGGGCTGCCATTCGAGCGCATCGATCAGGCAATGGACCGCTACAACGACGAGCTGCTATTGGGCAAGCTGACGCATCAAGACATCTGGGCGGATTTGTGCCGCGATCTGGAATATCCGCTGGATATCGGCTGGCTGGATGCCGCCTTCCGCAGCACGCCGCGCAATGATGCGATGTTCGATCTGGCCCGCCAACTGAAAGGCCGCTACCGGTTGGGCATCATCACCGACAATAAGCTGGATAGAATGATTTGCCTCGCCAAGCACCAGGACTTGGACGCATTGTTCGATCCCATTGTGGTGTCGGCGCGGCTGGGATTCGGCAAGCAGGACTCCGAGATTTTCCAGCATGCCCTGGCGCAAGCAAGCTTGCCGGCCGAGGCATGCCTGTTCATTGACAATAGCCAGCGTAATCTTGAGGTGGCGGCAAATTTAGGCATGGCCACCCTGCATCATGATGATGGGAAAAATGATGTAGGCAGATTGCGATCAGAGATAGGCGCGCTGCTGGATTTTCGATAA
- the sbcD gene encoding exonuclease subunit SbcD → MRILHTSDWHLGQHFMGKTRQAEHLALIDWLIRQVGDHAVDAVIIAGDIFDTGSPPSYARELYNRLVVELHTAGCALLILGGNHDSVATLGESRPLLAYLRATVIPAVEENLDQQVRVLNKRDGAPGAIVCAIPFIRPRDVLQSQAGQSAEEKQISLQEAIAQHYQAVYQLARAKRNALRLALPIIATGHLATVGASASESVREIYVGALEAFPTAAFPPADYIALGHIHRPQKVGGQEHIRYCGSPIPLSFDEAEQQKEVLLVDVDDIGLMAVTALPVPRFQQLASIKGDLKELEASIQETAKLASADQPVWLEVMVKGDDYLTDLQTRIQSMTEGLPVEVLRVRRDRGNAVAALQAAAKETLDELTPFDVFNKRLEQEALDEALRGQLDTRYRSIVTSLQEASE, encoded by the coding sequence ATGCGCATTCTCCACACCTCAGACTGGCACCTCGGCCAGCATTTCATGGGCAAAACCCGCCAGGCCGAACACCTGGCGCTTATCGACTGGCTGATCCGGCAAGTCGGCGATCATGCGGTCGACGCCGTGATCATCGCCGGCGACATCTTCGACACCGGTTCGCCGCCCAGCTATGCGCGCGAACTGTACAACCGCCTGGTGGTGGAGCTGCATACGGCAGGCTGCGCGTTGCTGATTCTGGGCGGCAATCACGATTCGGTGGCCACGCTGGGCGAAAGCCGCCCCTTGCTGGCTTACCTTCGCGCCACCGTCATCCCCGCGGTGGAAGAGAATTTGGATCAGCAAGTGCGGGTGCTGAACAAGCGGGATGGCGCGCCCGGCGCCATTGTCTGCGCCATTCCGTTCATCCGTCCCCGCGACGTGCTGCAAAGCCAAGCCGGCCAAAGCGCGGAAGAAAAGCAGATTTCCTTGCAAGAAGCCATCGCTCAACACTATCAGGCGGTTTATCAGCTCGCTCGCGCCAAGCGCAACGCGCTGCGTTTGGCATTGCCCATCATCGCCACCGGCCACTTGGCGACCGTGGGCGCGAGCGCCAGCGAATCCGTGCGCGAGATCTATGTCGGCGCGCTGGAAGCTTTTCCTACCGCCGCCTTTCCTCCTGCCGATTACATCGCCCTGGGGCATATCCATCGCCCGCAAAAGGTGGGCGGCCAAGAGCATATCCGTTATTGCGGATCGCCCATCCCGCTGAGCTTTGACGAGGCGGAGCAGCAGAAGGAAGTGCTGCTGGTGGACGTGGACGATATCGGCCTGATGGCGGTGACGGCGCTGCCGGTCCCTCGCTTCCAGCAATTGGCCTCCATCAAGGGCGACCTTAAAGAACTGGAGGCTTCGATCCAGGAGACGGCCAAACTAGCCAGTGCCGACCAGCCAGTTTGGTTAGAAGTGATGGTGAAAGGGGACGACTATCTGACTGATCTGCAAACCCGCATCCAGAGCATGACCGAAGGCTTGCCGGTGGAGGTGCTGCGTGTGCGCAGGGATCGCGGCAATGCAGTGGCTGCCCTGCAAGCCGCCGCCAAAGAAACGCTGGATGAGCTGACGCCGTTCGACGTATTCAACAAACGGCTGGAGCAGGAAGCCTTGGATGAAGCGTTGCGAGGACAGCTGGACACACGCTACCGCAGTATTGTGACCAGCTTGCAGGAGGCCTCGGAATGA